The genomic window AGTTTTCTCCACCCCGAAGAGGACGCCCAACTGCTCATCCATCAGGCGGCGGGCTATGATCTGCTGGCGTTCTTCCCTTTCCCCGATTTGCTGTGGGACTACGCCGACTACTCCCGCTGCGTGCCGCCTCCCCGTCGACAAAGGGAGATGGCCTTCTACCGCGCCATGCTCCAACGTCACCTTTACGCCCACGGCGGGGGAACCTATCTCAGCAAACCGCCGACTTTTTCCTCGGCCATCCCCGATTTGGTGCGCCTTTTCCCCGACGCCCGGTTCATCCACCTGGTGCGCCACCCGGTCCATGTGGTGCCGTCGTCCGTGGCCTTGTGGCGCGGCCACTGGCGAATGAACGGCTGCCCCGGCGACCTGCGTTCCCTGGCCCGCGCCGTTCTGGAACACAACCGCATCTGGTATCTCCGGCTGTACGAAGACCTGGCCCCTTTGCCGCCGGAACGGATGATCCGCGTGGCCTACACCGAACTCCAAGCCGACCTTCAGGCCACTGTGGAGCGCATCTACTGGCAACTGGGCCTGCCGCTGAGCGAAGATTTCCACAAGTTCTTGACCCAACGCACGCCTGAGGTGCGGGCGTTTCGCAGCCGCCACCGTTACCCCTGGCAAGAAATGGGGCTAACCCCAGAGGAGGTGGCCCAGGCCTTCGAGGAGATCACCTCGCTCTACGGATTGCCTTATTTACCCGATGACCCG from Anaerolineae bacterium includes these protein-coding regions:
- a CDS encoding sulfotransferase, with amino-acid sequence MTFNFALLRRLLFASLFRARRTPARLCPQRVLFLLFQVGLFFPLMEASHRLAWLLDDLLFPGYRRQPVREPVFIVAPHRSGTTLLLSTLARDPQFAPMDLWESFFAPSVTQRKIIWSVLRLDRFLGSPLRRLVASLERAWGNLPQNRDYFRVHRLSFLHPEEDAQLLIHQAAGYDLLAFFPFPDLLWDYADYSRCVPPPRRQREMAFYRAMLQRHLYAHGGGTYLSKPPTFSSAIPDLVRLFPDARFIHLVRHPVHVVPSSVALWRGHWRMNGCPGDLRSLARAVLEHNRIWYLRLYEDLAPLPPERMIRVAYTELQADLQATVERIYWQLGLPLSEDFHKFLTQRTPEVRAFRSRHRYPWQEMGLTPEEVAQAFEEITSLYGLPYLPDDPEP